In the genome of Fusobacterium necrogenes, one region contains:
- a CDS encoding tRNA lysidine(34) synthetase: MNKAELVLESIRTTYRKKIWNKFIKAIKDFNLIEDGDRIAVGVSGGKDSLLLCKLFQELKKDKSKNFEVTFISMNPGFEAIDIEQFKKNLEELDIPCEIFDANVWEVAFREDPDGPCFLCAKMRRGVLYNKVEELGYNKLALGHHFDDVVETTMINMFYAGTVKTMIPKVSSTSGKMSIIRPLVYVKEKDIVAYTQRNEIKAMSCGCPIESGKVDSKRKEIKNLLAEIEKTNPNVKQSIFNSMKNINIDYVMGYTRGNKNKGDM, translated from the coding sequence ATGAATAAAGCAGAATTAGTTTTAGAAAGTATTAGAACTACGTATAGAAAGAAAATATGGAATAAATTTATAAAAGCAATAAAAGATTTTAATTTGATAGAAGATGGAGATAGAATAGCAGTAGGAGTATCTGGAGGAAAGGATAGTTTACTTCTCTGTAAGCTTTTTCAAGAGTTAAAAAAAGATAAAAGTAAAAACTTTGAGGTAACTTTTATCTCTATGAATCCAGGATTTGAAGCTATAGATATAGAACAGTTTAAAAAGAATCTTGAGGAGCTAGATATCCCTTGTGAAATATTTGATGCTAATGTTTGGGAAGTAGCTTTTAGAGAAGATCCAGATGGACCATGTTTTTTATGTGCAAAAATGAGAAGAGGAGTATTATATAACAAAGTAGAAGAGTTAGGATATAACAAACTTGCTCTAGGGCACCATTTTGATGATGTAGTAGAAACTACTATGATAAATATGTTTTATGCAGGAACTGTGAAGACAATGATACCAAAAGTGAGTTCGACAAGCGGTAAAATGTCAATAATTAGACCTCTTGTATATGTTAAGGAAAAAGATATTGTAGCTTATACACAAAGAAATGAGATAAAGGCTATGAGTTGTGGGTGTCCTATTGAATCTGGAAAAGTAGACTCTAAAAGAAAAGAGATAAAAAATCTTTTAGCTGAGATAGAAAAAACTAATCCCAATGTAAAGCAAAGTATATTTAATTCTATGAAAAATATAAATATAGATTATGTAATGGGATATACTAGAGGAAATAAAAATAAAGGAGATATGTAA
- a CDS encoding tRNA lysidine(34) synthetase: MEKEKNNSILKNIEGKGFGKTIWSPIGRAMHRYNMVEAGDRIAVGVSGGKDSMTTLNALVRVKKIAQIDFEIIPIHIHSNTDKASYEKIEKYCEELGLKLQVEPTNLSDMLFGEKEVKNPCFLCGRIRRGILYRMMKEQNINKLALGHHKDDIIETFLMNVFYQGNMKMMKPSYISEEYGVRVIRPLAYVEEADIIRYVKKQELPVVASDCPYETSENSKRLRVKNLIRELAQENKDVRSVVFNSIKEMLD; the protein is encoded by the coding sequence ATGGAGAAAGAGAAAAATAACTCTATCTTAAAAAATATTGAGGGAAAAGGATTTGGAAAAACTATCTGGAGTCCAATTGGAAGAGCTATGCACAGATATAATATGGTAGAAGCTGGAGATAGAATAGCAGTGGGAGTGTCTGGTGGAAAGGATAGTATGACTACTTTAAATGCTCTAGTTAGAGTAAAAAAAATAGCTCAGATAGATTTTGAGATTATCCCTATTCATATACACTCTAATACTGATAAAGCTTCTTATGAAAAGATTGAAAAATATTGTGAAGAGTTAGGTTTAAAATTACAGGTAGAGCCTACTAATCTAAGTGATATGTTATTTGGAGAAAAAGAGGTAAAAAATCCTTGCTTTCTATGTGGAAGAATAAGAAGAGGGATTCTCTATAGAATGATGAAGGAGCAAAATATAAATAAGCTTGCTTTAGGACATCATAAAGATGATATAATAGAAACTTTTCTTATGAATGTATTTTATCAAGGAAATATGAAGATGATGAAACCTAGTTATATATCTGAAGAGTATGGAGTAAGAGTGATAAGACCTCTTGCCTATGTAGAAGAGGCAGATATCATAAGATATGTAAAGAAACAAGAGCTTCCAGTGGTAGCTTCAGATTGTCCATATGAAACAAGTGAGAACTCAAAAAGATTGAGAGTAAAAAATCTTATAAGAGAGTTAGCACAGGAAAATAAAGATGTTAGAAGTGTTGTTTTCAACAGTATAAAAGAGATGTTGGATTAA